DNA from Algisphaera agarilytica:
AAGCAGCGTTTTCTCGACGACCTGGTCCGCCGGGTCCGGGGGCTGGGCGAGAGCAACCGCCACAAACAGCAATCGTCGGACGTCGCGCCTGCGGTGTCGGACGCGCTGCCCGAGATCGATGCGTCGCGGATGGAGATGGTCTGCATCGCGTCTTCGACGGGCGGGCCGCCGGTGCTGGAAACACTGCTGCCCAGCCTGCCGGCCACGCTGCACATACCGGTGGTGGTGGGTCAGCACATGCCCCGGCTGTTCACCGAATCGATGTCACGTCGTCTTAACGACATCTGCCCGCTGCCTGTGATCCACGCCGAGAACGGGATGGAACTCGAAGCGGGCAAGGTCTACATCGCCCCCGGCGAAACCCACACCCATATCGAACGCGTGTCGTTGGCCAAGTGCGGCCTGCGCATGAGCGACGAACCGCGCGAGTCGTTGTATAAACCCTCGGCCGACGTATTGTTCGAAACCGCCGCGAAAGTCTGCCAGCAACGCGTGCTGGGCATCATCCTGACCGGTATCGGCGACGATGGATTGAAAGGGGCCCGGGCCCTCCACGAATGCGGTGCCCCCCTTCTCGCCCAGGACCGCTATTCTTGCGTGGTCTACGGCATGCCGCGCGTGGTCGCCGAAGCGGGCTATGCCACCGCGTCACTCACGCCGGACGACATCGCCAAGACACTGAGCGGTCTGACCGCTCGCGCCGCAGCGTGAACAATCGAAATGTAACTCAGAGTACGACACGTCAGCGAGTGACAAGGCGATGCACTTGCTGACGCTTCGTGCTCGGCGATGGGTTGGTATTACCGCTTAGTACGCATTGCGTTTACGCACCGGGATTTGTTCGATGCGTAGGCTCGCCAGCGATTGGGCGATCTGCTGGCCGGTTTCGCCACGGCCGTAGGGTTGGCGGAAGCGTCGCGTGTTGAGGCCGAGAGTTTGTTGGATCGCTTGGGTGACGCCGCGCTTCCCGTAGCCACAGGAAACCACGGAGTTGGGCGTTTCCCGTCCGCCTTGCCGCGGGCCGATGTTGACCGCGGGTGTCTTGCAGACGGCGGCTTCGATCAGTCCGGCGGAGGAGTTGCCCACGATCAACCGAGCGGCTTTGAGACGGGCGATGAATTCGTGGCGTGGCAGGTGATCCACGACTTCGACGCCAGCTTCGTGGATCGCTTGCGCGATGCCGTTGCGGCCGGGGTCGTGATTGGGGGCCATGACTAGGCGGGAGAACTTGGCGGTGGCTTGCAGTGTGCCACGCATGCGCTGGTGTTCGGTGGCGTCGTCGTCCCCGATGGGGTGCTGCATGACGATGATCTCGGGTGCGTCTTCCGCTGGGGCGATGTCGCTCAGGCCATCCGCCGCGGGTGAGCCGTGGTTGAAGACCGTGGCGGGGTCTTCCCCCATGCGGATGAGGCGTTTGCGGCTCTGAGCGGTGGCAGGGAAGTGCAGGTGGGCGAGTTTGCTGATCGCGTGGCGCATCGCTTCGTCGGCCACGCCCTCGGCCCGGTCGCCGCCGTGCAGGTGGGCGACGCGGATCCCGGCGATCGATGCTGTGCTCGCCGCGGCAAACGCTTCGATACGGTCGCCTAGCACGAGCACCACATCGGGCTTGAGCTGCGCAAACGCCTCGGCAAATACACTGATGCCCCGCCCCGTCGCTACCGCGTCGTGATGCCGCCCCACGCGATCCGGCTTCTGCATCCGCACCTTCGCCGCGATTGGGAAGGCGATGTCTTGGTGTGTTCCGGTGACAAGGTGCATCCCCGCCGCAACGCATTGAAGCGAGAGCTTGGGGTGCGCGTCGATGGCGCGCATCACGGTTTCGAGCAGGCCGTACTCGGCCCGCGTCCCGGTGACGACTGCGATGTTGCGGGGTGACGCCATGAGCAAGGCCTGTAGGGTGGGCACCGCCCACCACGAAGCGGCAAGATCGGCGCGGTGGGCGGTGCCCACCCTACGCCTTTGAATAACTACAAGTTCACCCTGCCGCCCGGCCGCGTTCCTCGGCCTGCAGCTTCAGCGTGGCCTCGGCGACGATCAGGTCTTTGGCTTCGTCGATGTCGATCACTTCGCCGGGCTCGGTGACGACGACACGACGGTCGGTGCCGAGGAAGGCGTGGGGGTTGGCCGGGTCGATCTTGAACAGGCTCTCGCGGGTGACGGCGATGACGCCGCCGTCGAGCTGATACAGCGGCGGCAGGTCTTGCCGGCGGTAGACGCTGTTGGGCTCGTAGGGCTCCATCACGTCGTCGTTCTCGCCGGTGAGCGACTTCATCCAGTAGGGGTGGTGCTTGCCGACGGGGCAGACGGACTGGACCGAGTCGCAGCCGGTCTCGATGAGCTTGTCGAGGGCGCGTTGGGTCAGGTCGTCGGGGCGGACGGGCACGTTGCCGTAGAGGATCACGATGTGCTCGTGGTTGCCGATGATCGAGGTCACGGCGTGCCGGGCGGCGGCGTCGACGGTTGCGGTGTCGTGGGCAAACTCGTACGGCCGGGTGACGACTTCGACGCCCAGGTGTCGGCCGATCTGCGACATCTCGTTGCTGTCGGTGGACAGCAGGATGCGGTCGAGGCCGGGGGTTTCGAGGGCGTGTTCGATGGTCCACGCCAGGCAGGGCTTGCCGGCGACGGGGAGTTGATTTTTGTGCGGCAGGCCTTTGCTGCCGGCACGGGCGAGGATCACAGCGAGAGCGTTCATGGATTGTTTTCGTTCGCCGGGTATCGGCGTTGCAGATGGTAGTGTTATTTATCAATGCATTATCAATATCGGCTAGCACGATACCGGGGCTGTAGCCTCAACCCGCCGCATCGACCACCAATCGTGGCACCGCCGACACACCGGCGAATCGTCTCGCCCGCCCGGGATTTCCAGCGTTGGAACGCCCGCCCAGAGCTCCAAAAGCATGTTATCGGAAGCGTTGCCCAGGCTCGCCCGGCCAAGCGCATCCTGCCCGCAGAGCGTGACCGTGCCGTCGGACAGGACCGTGATCCGACGCTTGACCTGGTGCAGACTCGGTTGCTTCCACGGCGGGTCCATCGGCACGGGGTTCTGGTCCGGGGCCAACGCAAAGCTGCCCTTGCCCAGCGTCGGCGGGCGCTCGATCACGGCATGCCCCACGACCTGCATCCAACGCTCGAAGAACATCTCCATGTCCTTGAGCGTGTCGGCGGTCTTTACGAGTCGCGGGATGATCCACGGCAGACCCGCGGCGGGGAGCTGGTCGCTCGCTGAGGTCGTCGTTGCCCGCCGGTCGAACAGCCACTGCAGGTTGGCCATCACTTCGGGCAGGCGGTCGATGCCCATCACCTTGGAGTAGGTCGCGGCGGTGTCGGCGTTCACGCGGACGCTGAGGATGTCGATCGGCAGCTCAGTCAGCGGCGCGAGTTCGTCACGCGGCGAGAGTAAGTCGGTTTCGAGGTGCAGCCCGAACACGTCGGCCTCGGTGGCGGCTTGAACGAGTTCGACCCATTGCGGGTGGAGCAGCGCGTCGCCGAGCCCGCCGAGGGTGACGGCTTTACCGGCGCATTGGGCGAGCAGGTCGCGGGCCAACCCGAGGTCCATCTCGCTGCGTGGGAGGTCGACGTGGTGTTGCGGGACGATCGGACCGTCGGGGATGCGGCGCGGGGTAAGCTCGATGGTGATCTGCTCGGGCAGGTCGGCAAAGACGTGTTCGGGGTGGTCGAGTTCCCAAACGCGACAGGCGTCGGTGATGGCCACGGCATCCGCGTCGGCGAAGCCATCACCGAGTTGATCTGCGACGCGATGCAGACGTTGCATCCCCGCCGGGCTGTCGAAGATGAACCGCCGAGCGGTGTCGCGGACGCTGGCGGCGATGGGCAGGTTGCACTCTCGGCCGATGGGGTCGATCGCGGGGCGTTTGGGGTTGTAGGCGAGCGCACTGCCGAAGGTCGCCTGCTTCTCGGCGAAGTCGTGCAGCACCTCACGGCTGGTCACGAGCGGGCTCAGCCCGGGCGGGGCCTGGGTGAAGACGAGCTTCATCGCGTCGGGCGCGTCGAGGTGGATGTCGAGCAGTCCGTCGGCGTAGCCCGGATCGAACGCACACCAGTCGCCCCCCACAAGCACCGCGGCCTCAGCGTTGAAGCGGTCCATCGCCAACGCGAGCGGCGCGGCGGGCAAGAGTTCGTCCCACGCGGTTGCGCCGGCCAAGCCGCCCCGCCAGCCGGACAACGCCCACTTGCGGGCCGAGCGGATGCGCGGGGTGAACGTGTCGCCGGCCACGTCGCCATGAGCGAAGGTTTCGATGGGCTTGGCGAATGCAGAGGTGTCGATGTGGGCCAGCGGGTCTTGCCCCGGCTGATGCAGCACGACGACTCGGCCGACGCGTCCGATGCGCGTGGCGCGTTGCAGTGTGTGCCACAGCGCCGGCCGGCCCGCGAGCGGGGCATGCAGGTCGCGCGCATGACCCAACCGCCCCGCCGAGACGTCGGCCACGATCAACGCGATGACAGATGCGGGGTTGCTCATGGGAGGGTTACGCGGCGGGGGTGGCGATCTTGCGCGACGGCTTGGCCGAGGCGTTGGCGTTGATCTGGATATCCGGGGAGCGTGACTCGCGCTTGGCGCGTTGCGTCACACGCCCGTGCGCCTCGCGAAAGATGACGAGTGCTTCGTCGCAGGCCTGGATGATCCAGTCGATGTTGTCGCGGTCGCGCTCGAGCTGGGCGGCGAGTTTTTCCTTGGAATTCCCCGCGTCTTTCGCGATCGAGCGGTCGGTGCGGTTGCGGCGGTACGAGCCGATGGTGTTGAGCTGGTTGACCAGGGCGAAGGGCTCTTTGAGGTCGCCCTCGACGCGCTTGCGGTTGCGGTCAAGCTTGGTGAAGTGCTGGTCGAGTTTCTTCTTGTCACCCTTCTCCAGGCATCGGCCCATTTTGCGGATGAGTTCGATGCTGTCGCGGGACATGCGTTTGAGTTCGAGGGTCTGCGTGATCCGCTGGTTGAGCAGCGCGTCGAGTTGGCCCAGGCGGTCTGCATCCAGCTTGCGCGGCGGGACGGGCAGCGTCGGCACGGGGCGGGTGGCGTGCTGGGCGATCGCGTCGGCGAAAGTGAGGCGGGTGGTGTGGGCCTTGGGCATGCCGCCCTCGGTGGCGTCAATGACGAGTTGATCGTCGGCCTCGGCGTCGGCGAAGTCGCGCTCGAACTGCTTGAGGTAGGTGATCATCTGCTCGTCGGAGAAGATCGGTCGGCCGTGCATATCGTCGAATCGGCGGAGGTGGCCCCGCATGCGGACGATGCGTTGCCACTCCATCATCTCGATGGTGTTGAACGGGTTGAGTTCGCAGTCCC
Protein-coding regions in this window:
- a CDS encoding SPASM domain-containing protein, whose amino-acid sequence is MSNPASVIALIVADVSAGRLGHARDLHAPLAGRPALWHTLQRATRIGRVGRVVVLHQPGQDPLAHIDTSAFAKPIETFAHGDVAGDTFTPRIRSARKWALSGWRGGLAGATAWDELLPAAPLALAMDRFNAEAAVLVGGDWCAFDPGYADGLLDIHLDAPDAMKLVFTQAPPGLSPLVTSREVLHDFAEKQATFGSALAYNPKRPAIDPIGRECNLPIAASVRDTARRFIFDSPAGMQRLHRVADQLGDGFADADAVAITDACRVWELDHPEHVFADLPEQITIELTPRRIPDGPIVPQHHVDLPRSEMDLGLARDLLAQCAGKAVTLGGLGDALLHPQWVELVQAATEADVFGLHLETDLLSPRDELAPLTELPIDILSVRVNADTAATYSKVMGIDRLPEVMANLQWLFDRRATTTSASDQLPAAGLPWIIPRLVKTADTLKDMEMFFERWMQVVGHAVIERPPTLGKGSFALAPDQNPVPMDPPWKQPSLHQVKRRITVLSDGTVTLCGQDALGRASLGNASDNMLLELWAGVPTLEIPGGRDDSPVCRRCHDWWSMRRVEATAPVSC
- the cheB gene encoding chemotaxis-specific protein-glutamate methyltransferase CheB, which codes for MRILITDDSAFMRLAIGRTLAEQPDFEIVGRACDGREAVRLAKELRPDVITMDIEMPEMDGLTALRRIMREAPTQVLMCSTLTTEGSYQSLQALRLGAADVIPKQLSADPQVKQRFLDDLVRRVRGLGESNRHKQQSSDVAPAVSDALPEIDASRMEMVCIASSTGGPPVLETLLPSLPATLHIPVVVGQHMPRLFTESMSRRLNDICPLPVIHAENGMELEAGKVYIAPGETHTHIERVSLAKCGLRMSDEPRESLYKPSADVLFETAAKVCQQRVLGIILTGIGDDGLKGARALHECGAPLLAQDRYSCVVYGMPRVVAEAGYATASLTPDDIAKTLSGLTARAAA
- the neuC gene encoding UDP-N-acetylglucosamine 2-epimerase, whose translation is MASPRNIAVVTGTRAEYGLLETVMRAIDAHPKLSLQCVAAGMHLVTGTHQDIAFPIAAKVRMQKPDRVGRHHDAVATGRGISVFAEAFAQLKPDVVLVLGDRIEAFAAASTASIAGIRVAHLHGGDRAEGVADEAMRHAISKLAHLHFPATAQSRKRLIRMGEDPATVFNHGSPAADGLSDIAPAEDAPEIIVMQHPIGDDDATEHQRMRGTLQATAKFSRLVMAPNHDPGRNGIAQAIHEAGVEVVDHLPRHEFIARLKAARLIVGNSSAGLIEAAVCKTPAVNIGPRQGGRETPNSVVSCGYGKRGVTQAIQQTLGLNTRRFRQPYGRGETGQQIAQSLASLRIEQIPVRKRNAY
- a CDS encoding acylneuraminate cytidylyltransferase family protein; protein product: MNALAVILARAGSKGLPHKNQLPVAGKPCLAWTIEHALETPGLDRILLSTDSNEMSQIGRHLGVEVVTRPYEFAHDTATVDAAARHAVTSIIGNHEHIVILYGNVPVRPDDLTQRALDKLIETGCDSVQSVCPVGKHHPYWMKSLTGENDDVMEPYEPNSVYRRQDLPPLYQLDGGVIAVTRESLFKIDPANPHAFLGTDRRVVVTEPGEVIDIDEAKDLIVAEATLKLQAEERGRAAG